In Thiospirochaeta perfilievii, a single window of DNA contains:
- a CDS encoding 3-deoxy-7-phosphoheptulonate synthase: MEKILNVNIGSCKPLLSPDDLKSEISVSDSAYQTVITGRKTIKKILDKEDSRIIAIVGPCSVHDYNCAMEYAKELKKLQDRYKEKIVVVMRVYFEKPRTTVGWKGMILDPYMDGSCDIEEGLRRGRKLLADINNLGLPCATEALDPIVPQYNSDLISWAAIGARTTESQTHREMSSGLSMPVGFKNGTDGSIKTAIDALIASNHSHTFIGIDQVGQTSVLKTKGNKYGHVILRGGRNGSNYGAKNILETEELLEASKLNSSIIVDCSHANSDKNYKNQGKVIKSIIAQKQSGNSSIIGFMLESNLKEGNQKIGDDLSKLEYGVSVTDQCISISETEELLDLVYRSI, from the coding sequence ATGGAAAAAATATTGAATGTTAACATTGGAAGTTGTAAACCTCTATTATCTCCAGATGATTTAAAGAGTGAAATATCAGTTAGTGATTCAGCATATCAGACAGTAATTACTGGAAGAAAGACAATTAAAAAGATCCTTGATAAAGAGGATAGTAGGATCATTGCTATAGTTGGTCCCTGCTCAGTACATGATTATAATTGTGCCATGGAGTATGCAAAAGAGTTAAAAAAACTTCAAGATAGATATAAAGAAAAAATTGTTGTTGTTATGAGAGTATACTTTGAGAAGCCTAGAACTACTGTAGGCTGGAAGGGGATGATCCTGGATCCATATATGGATGGCTCCTGTGATATAGAGGAAGGATTAAGACGGGGGCGGAAGCTCTTAGCTGATATTAATAACCTAGGGCTACCATGTGCTACAGAGGCTTTAGACCCTATTGTTCCCCAATATAATTCAGATCTAATATCCTGGGCTGCTATAGGTGCAAGAACTACAGAGAGTCAGACTCATAGGGAGATGTCCAGTGGTTTATCCATGCCTGTTGGTTTTAAAAATGGAACTGATGGTAGTATAAAAACAGCAATTGATGCACTTATTGCATCTAATCACTCCCACACTTTTATTGGTATCGATCAAGTTGGTCAAACATCTGTTCTTAAAACAAAGGGTAACAAGTATGGACATGTAATATTAAGAGGTGGGCGAAATGGTTCTAATTATGGAGCTAAAAATATATTAGAGACCGAAGAGTTATTAGAGGCATCTAAGCTTAATAGCTCAATTATTGTTGATTGTAGCCATGCTAACTCAGATAAAAATTATAAAAATCAGGGTAAGGTTATAAAGTCCATAATTGCTCAAAAACAGTCTGGAAATAGTTCAATAATAGGTTTTATGTTAGAGAGTAACTTAAAGGAAGGAAACCAGAAAATAGGGGATGATCTATCTAAACTAGAGTATGGAGTCTCTGTAACTGATCAATGTATCAGTATTTCTGAAACAGAAGAGTTATTAGATCTTGTATACAGATCTATCTAA
- a CDS encoding glycoside hydrolase family 3 protein, whose amino-acid sequence MKIKILYIILIILLFSCVTTTQISDDNEDISDNILIENPVDLNIEDIDKEAVLTKDELDRIKREEILEQMSLEERVGQLFIIQIRGYTRVDSQLKAFIQKYKPGGIILFSNNIENNEQVSTLIKDLQSINSLPMFIAVDEEGGIVSRLGKEKNVDVTHLPPALTIGNKNNPRLAYVEGKILGRELTALGFNMDMAPVADVNTNPQNPVIGNRTYSANQHIAGEMVVNVIKGMREEGLISVIKHFPGHGDTKTDSHLGAVVSPHNIDRLNQIEFVPFKRGIDSGVDVIMTAHIIMPGISNLPLPSTLNPEILTGILRNELGFNGLIMTDALDMGAITDNFSTKEAVTLGIEAGVDLLLIPANQKIGIESLIESVKNGEISEDRVNESALRILRLKQKSNLLTYQEPKESITDVKNDPKHRALIDSLSE is encoded by the coding sequence GTGAAAATCAAAATATTATACATAATTTTAATCATATTACTGTTTTCTTGTGTTACAACTACGCAAATTAGTGACGACAATGAAGATATTTCGGATAACATATTAATAGAGAATCCTGTTGATTTAAATATAGAGGATATAGATAAAGAAGCTGTATTAACAAAAGATGAGTTAGATAGGATTAAAAGAGAAGAAATATTAGAACAGATGAGTCTAGAGGAGAGAGTTGGACAACTATTTATTATCCAAATCAGGGGTTATACCCGGGTAGATAGTCAGTTAAAAGCGTTTATTCAAAAGTATAAACCTGGGGGCATAATCCTATTTAGTAACAATATTGAAAATAACGAACAAGTTTCAACATTAATAAAGGATTTACAATCTATAAATAGTTTACCCATGTTTATTGCAGTCGATGAGGAGGGTGGTATTGTTTCAAGGCTAGGTAAAGAGAAAAATGTAGATGTAACCCACCTACCCCCAGCCCTTACTATTGGAAATAAAAACAACCCAAGGCTAGCTTATGTTGAGGGAAAGATTTTAGGTAGAGAGCTAACAGCCCTTGGATTTAATATGGATATGGCTCCTGTTGCAGATGTAAATACAAATCCTCAAAATCCAGTTATTGGTAATAGAACTTACTCTGCTAATCAGCACATAGCCGGTGAGATGGTTGTTAATGTTATAAAAGGAATGAGAGAGGAGGGGTTAATATCTGTAATTAAGCACTTTCCTGGTCATGGGGATACAAAAACAGACTCCCACCTAGGGGCAGTAGTATCTCCCCATAATATTGATAGGCTAAATCAGATTGAGTTTGTACCCTTTAAAAGAGGAATAGATAGTGGAGTTGATGTTATTATGACCGCCCATATTATAATGCCAGGAATATCAAATCTACCCCTTCCCTCTACACTTAACCCTGAAATTTTAACAGGAATTCTACGGAATGAATTGGGTTTTAACGGACTAATTATGACAGATGCCCTGGATATGGGTGCTATAACAGATAACTTTTCCACAAAAGAGGCTGTTACTCTTGGTATAGAGGCAGGAGTTGACCTCCTATTAATACCTGCAAACCAAAAAATTGGTATAGAATCCCTAATAGAGTCAGTTAAAAACGGTGAAATCTCAGAAGATAGAGTTAACGAATCAGCTTTAAGGATTTTAAGATTAAAACAAAAGAGTAATCTTTTAACTTATCAAGAACCAAAAGAGAGTATAACTGACGTAAAAAATGACCCAAAACATAGAGCACTAATTGATTCTTTATCGGAATAA
- the ilvB gene encoding biosynthetic-type acetolactate synthase large subunit, which produces MSQNMRTGADAVVETMLQLGVECVFGLPGGAAIPIYDAIHESKLKLILTRHEQGATHMADGYARATGNTGVAIVTSGPGATNTVTGIFTAMMDSIPMVVICGQQTTNNLGLDTFQEADVSGISYPIVKHSYLVTDIEDLPRVVNEAFYLAKSGRPGPVVIDIPKNISSGFCELSEERVFDLPGYKVKKEGDPKCIQKFAEVVNQSVRPVILAGHGALISGAEKEIAYLAKTFSIPVTNTLLGKGVFPETEELSLGMPGMHGTAYANKTLCEADLIISIGSRWDDRISGTPEAFCVNAKKIQIDIDKCEINKNIKLDAYVNGDARTVLEELIPLLEKVDRKQWIKNVLKLKKDFPLNYKKEGKLRAQHVIDEMYNLAKKDAIYATDVGQHQMWAAQFIKTDNPRTWLSSGGAGTMGYGFPAAIGAQIGKPKSQVIAIVGDGGFQMTLCELSTAVIHKLPIKILVINNKYLGMVRQWQELFYDNRLSGVDLVGNPDLLKLAGAYGLKGFRIKRSSDVRRVLKEALDYNDGPCIIDAEVEKCDNVFPMVPAGAPLEDMLLERPKMKMAKPKGST; this is translated from the coding sequence ATGAGTCAAAATATGAGAACTGGTGCTGATGCAGTAGTAGAAACAATGTTACAACTTGGGGTTGAATGTGTTTTTGGACTACCTGGTGGAGCTGCAATACCTATTTATGATGCAATCCATGAATCAAAACTAAAATTAATTTTAACAAGACACGAGCAGGGTGCAACCCATATGGCAGATGGTTATGCTAGGGCTACAGGAAATACTGGAGTAGCAATAGTAACATCTGGTCCTGGAGCAACTAATACGGTTACTGGAATATTTACAGCTATGATGGACTCTATACCTATGGTTGTTATATGTGGTCAACAGACAACTAATAATTTAGGTTTAGATACTTTTCAAGAAGCGGATGTTTCTGGAATATCCTACCCTATTGTAAAACATTCATATCTAGTTACTGACATAGAAGATCTACCAAGAGTTGTAAATGAAGCTTTTTACTTAGCAAAAAGTGGTCGTCCTGGACCTGTTGTTATTGATATTCCTAAAAACATATCTAGTGGTTTTTGCGAGCTATCAGAGGAGAGAGTTTTTGACCTTCCTGGATACAAAGTAAAAAAAGAGGGTGATCCTAAGTGCATACAAAAATTTGCCGAGGTTGTTAATCAATCTGTAAGACCTGTTATTTTAGCAGGACATGGAGCACTAATATCCGGTGCCGAGAAAGAGATTGCATACTTAGCTAAAACATTTAGTATCCCTGTTACAAATACGCTGCTAGGTAAGGGGGTTTTTCCAGAAACAGAAGAGCTATCCCTAGGAATGCCAGGAATGCACGGTACAGCATATGCTAATAAGACCCTGTGTGAGGCTGACCTTATTATCTCTATAGGTTCAAGATGGGATGATAGAATAAGTGGAACCCCTGAAGCTTTTTGTGTAAATGCAAAAAAAATTCAGATTGATATTGATAAGTGTGAAATAAATAAAAATATAAAACTAGATGCCTATGTAAATGGGGATGCTAGAACTGTTTTAGAAGAGTTAATACCACTTTTAGAAAAAGTGGATAGAAAACAGTGGATAAAAAATGTATTAAAACTTAAAAAGGATTTCCCTTTAAACTATAAAAAAGAGGGTAAATTACGGGCTCAACATGTAATAGATGAGATGTATAACCTTGCTAAGAAAGATGCTATATATGCTACAGATGTAGGTCAACATCAGATGTGGGCAGCTCAGTTTATAAAAACAGATAACCCAAGAACTTGGTTGTCATCAGGTGGAGCGGGAACTATGGGTTATGGTTTTCCTGCAGCTATAGGTGCTCAAATAGGTAAACCTAAGTCTCAAGTTATAGCAATTGTTGGGGATGGTGGATTCCAAATGACCCTTTGTGAACTATCTACAGCTGTTATCCATAAACTTCCTATAAAAATTCTTGTTATTAACAATAAGTATTTAGGAATGGTTAGACAGTGGCAGGAGTTATTCTACGACAACAGATTATCAGGTGTTGACCTTGTTGGTAACCCAGATCTATTAAAACTTGCAGGAGCCTACGGATTAAAGGGTTTTAGAATTAAACGAAGCTCAGATGTTAGAAGGGTTTTAAAAGAGGCTCTAGATTATAATGATGGTCCTTGTATTATCGATGCTGAAGTAGAGAAGTGTGATAACGTTTTTCCTATGGTTCCAGCAGGAGCACCTTTAGAGGATATGCTTTTAGAGAGACCTAAAATGAAAATGGCTAAACCAAAGGGGAGTACCTGA
- the ilvN gene encoding acetolactate synthase small subunit — protein sequence MKMKKHSISLRVANKPGVLIRISLVFARRGYNIDSLVVSESNDRNFSSMNITATGDPETLHLMLNQLNRLVDVVHAKEHNNENALQRELALVKVKCEDVQRTDVLQIADVFKARNMDISDHTITFQVTGSSSKLDAFQELLKPYGIVELIRSGNLIMARGSESTT from the coding sequence ATGAAAATGAAAAAACACTCAATCAGTTTAAGAGTTGCAAATAAGCCGGGGGTTTTAATAAGAATCTCCCTAGTTTTTGCTAGAAGAGGTTACAATATAGATAGTTTAGTTGTTTCTGAATCTAATGATAGAAACTTCTCAAGTATGAATATTACAGCAACCGGTGATCCTGAGACACTTCACCTAATGTTAAATCAGTTAAATAGATTAGTTGATGTAGTACATGCAAAAGAGCACAATAATGAGAATGCTCTACAGAGAGAGTTAGCCCTAGTTAAAGTTAAGTGTGAAGATGTTCAAAGAACTGATGTTCTTCAAATAGCCGATGTTTTTAAAGCCAGAAACATGGATATATCTGACCATACTATTACATTTCAAGTAACAGGTTCTAGTTCAAAACTAGATGCATTCCAAGAACTTTTAAAGCCATACGGTATAGTTGAGCTTATTAGAAGTGGAAATCTAATTATGGCAAGGGGAAGTGAATCTACAACCTAA